In Aliarcobacter faecis, a genomic segment contains:
- a CDS encoding protein adenylyltransferase SelO family protein, which translates to MNKKTIKIFDELIQLSNYSFVNNLNSDPDAKYNGDNKFSREVFSGHYIPVQPTAIKEPIYISHSKNFFEELGFSEELIKLSDFIKLFSGDMENISNLKQNIGWATGYALSIYGTEYYAQCPFQTGNGYGDGRAISVLEAIINGKRWEFQLKGAGKTPYCRGADGRAVLRSSIREFLAQEHMYSLGVPTSRSLTLFTSKKEQVTRPWFRDNSYSKDPEISIEEDVAITTRVASSFIRVGQLELFGRRARKNEHKDALKELEMIVLHLIDREYSEEINQDLSLDEKIILLAIEFQNRLTSLVANWIRVGYCQGNFNSDNCAAGGFTLDYGPFGFIEMFEPKYQSWTNGGMHFSFFNQPIAAQKNFKSFCSSLKPLINLNKEALEELEKIENNFLNVMQEKMQNMWASKLGLENFDFELFEELINLMIYTKVDYTIFFRELSNIPDDVSGLEKSFYGSLEDETIKARWNSWLENWKSQINVNDKETKEKLSTKMKLTNPKYTLREWHLVRAYQEAQNENYEPVNELQEIMTNPYEEQSKEIEEKYYAKKPKDFFGIAGISHVSCSS; encoded by the coding sequence ATGAATAAAAAAACTATAAAAATATTTGATGAACTTATACAATTAAGCAATTATTCTTTTGTAAATAATCTAAATAGTGACCCCGATGCAAAATATAATGGAGATAATAAATTTTCAAGAGAAGTTTTTAGTGGGCATTATATTCCTGTACAGCCAACTGCTATAAAAGAGCCTATATATATTTCTCACAGTAAAAACTTTTTTGAAGAATTAGGTTTTAGTGAAGAATTAATAAAATTGAGCGATTTTATAAAACTATTTTCAGGAGATATGGAAAATATTTCTAATTTAAAGCAAAATATAGGTTGGGCAACTGGATATGCACTATCTATCTATGGTACAGAGTATTATGCCCAATGCCCTTTTCAAACTGGAAATGGCTATGGAGATGGTAGAGCAATTTCTGTTTTAGAAGCAATAATAAACGGTAAAAGATGGGAGTTTCAATTAAAAGGTGCAGGAAAAACTCCATATTGCAGAGGTGCAGATGGAAGGGCAGTTTTAAGGTCAAGTATTAGAGAGTTTTTAGCTCAAGAGCATATGTATTCCCTTGGAGTTCCAACATCTAGGTCTTTGACTCTATTTACTTCTAAAAAAGAGCAAGTAACTAGACCTTGGTTTAGAGATAATTCTTACTCAAAAGACCCTGAAATTAGCATTGAAGAAGATGTTGCCATCACTACTAGGGTTGCATCCTCATTTATAAGAGTTGGGCAACTTGAACTTTTTGGAAGACGAGCTAGAAAAAATGAACATAAAGATGCTTTAAAAGAGTTAGAAATGATTGTTTTGCATTTGATTGATAGAGAGTATAGTGAAGAAATCAATCAAGATTTAAGTTTAGATGAAAAAATAATATTACTTGCAATTGAGTTCCAAAATCGTCTTACTTCACTAGTAGCTAACTGGATACGAGTTGGATACTGTCAAGGAAATTTTAATAGTGATAATTGTGCAGCTGGAGGTTTTACTCTTGATTATGGGCCATTTGGATTTATAGAAATGTTTGAGCCAAAATATCAATCTTGGACAAATGGAGGAATGCACTTTTCATTTTTTAATCAGCCAATTGCTGCACAAAAAAACTTTAAATCATTTTGTAGTTCTCTAAAACCATTAATTAATTTAAATAAAGAGGCTTTAGAAGAACTAGAAAAAATTGAAAATAACTTTTTAAATGTTATGCAAGAAAAGATGCAAAATATGTGGGCTAGTAAGTTGGGATTAGAAAATTTTGATTTTGAACTTTTTGAGGAGCTTATAAATCTTATGATTTATACGAAGGTGGATTATACAATCTTTTTTAGAGAGTTATCAAATATTCCTGATGATGTTAGCGGTCTTGAAAAAAGCTTTTATGGAAGTTTGGAAGATGAAACTATAAAAGCTAGATGGAATAGTTGGCTTGAAAATTGGAAATCACAAATAAATGTAAATGATAAAGAAACTAAAGAAAAACTTTCAACGAAAATGAAACTAACTAATCCAAAATATACTTTAAGAGAATGGCATCTTGTTCGCGCATATCAAGAAGCACAAAATGAAAACTATGAACCAGTAAATGAACTACAAGAGATAATGACAAATCCATATGAAGAACAAAGTAAAGAGATAGAAGAGAAATACTATGCTAAAAAACCAAAAGACTTTTTTGGAATAGCTGGTATTTCACATGTTAGTTGTTCGTCTTAA
- a CDS encoding M99 family carboxypeptidase catalytic domain-containing protein has product MKFFIFILFFITNIYADTNKDFTLYKKDGVEKGHTLLIIGGIHGDEPGGYFAPAFFQKHYKIIKGSVWVAPSVNIDSMVANTRGLYKDMNRKFSTIDKNDPDFVNIQKIKNIITDKKVELVLNLHDGHGFYRKEYENSIFNPNAWGQATIIDQEKIHSLEKFGNLDEIASKVRDSLNNDKLFQDFHYFGVKNTETKAKDEEQQLSLTYFAVTNNKPAFAIETSKNITDLVHKVIYQLKSIEEFMNVMEIEFERDFDLNSYDTVQKLLFEFGTLTINNNIKFDLSDIKNELRFVPMKASKNSFDFEHSIGNVKSVKNGFEVYIGNQRVTTLTPQIFEIYEPKDKIKLEVDGKIVETKLGQIIEVENSFKIEKSPYRVNIIGFSKDGVDSEDDILLRKDDIQNSYSIDTKNSEYRTEFYKDNKFCGMLTIKFKK; this is encoded by the coding sequence ATGAAGTTTTTTATTTTTATTCTATTTTTTATAACAAATATTTATGCAGATACAAACAAAGATTTTACTTTATATAAAAAAGATGGAGTAGAAAAAGGTCACACTCTTTTAATTATTGGTGGAATTCATGGAGATGAGCCAGGTGGTTACTTTGCACCAGCATTTTTTCAAAAACATTATAAAATAATAAAAGGTAGTGTTTGGGTGGCACCTAGTGTTAATATTGATAGTATGGTTGCAAATACAAGAGGTCTTTATAAAGATATGAATAGGAAATTTAGTACTATTGATAAAAATGATCCAGATTTTGTAAATATTCAAAAAATTAAAAATATAATTACAGATAAAAAAGTTGAATTGGTTTTAAATTTACATGATGGACACGGTTTTTATAGAAAAGAGTATGAAAATTCAATTTTTAATCCAAATGCTTGGGGACAAGCAACAATTATTGATCAAGAAAAAATACACTCTTTAGAGAAGTTTGGAAATTTAGATGAGATAGCTTCAAAAGTAAGAGACTCTTTAAATAATGATAAGTTATTTCAAGATTTTCACTATTTTGGTGTAAAAAATACTGAAACAAAAGCAAAAGATGAAGAGCAACAATTATCACTTACATATTTTGCCGTAACAAATAATAAACCAGCCTTTGCAATAGAAACAAGTAAAAATATAACAGATCTTGTTCATAAAGTAATTTATCAATTAAAATCAATTGAAGAGTTTATGAATGTTATGGAAATTGAATTTGAAAGAGATTTTGACTTAAATAGTTATGATACTGTTCAAAAATTACTATTTGAATTTGGAACTTTAACAATAAATAACAATATAAAATTTGATTTATCAGATATAAAAAATGAACTTAGATTTGTTCCTATGAAAGCTTCAAAAAATAGTTTTGATTTTGAACATAGTATAGGAAATGTAAAAAGTGTAAAAAATGGTTTTGAAGTTTATATTGGGAATCAAAGGGTTACTACTTTAACACCACAAATTTTTGAAATTTATGAGCCAAAAGATAAGATAAAACTAGAGGTTGATGGAAAAATAGTTGAAACAAAATTAGGGCAGATTATAGAAGTAGAAAATAGTTTTAAGATAGAAAAATCTCCTTATAGAGTAAATATCATAGGTTTTAGTAAAGATGGAGTTGATAGTGAAGATGATATTTTATTAAGAAAAGATGATATACAAAACTCTTATTCAATAGATACAAAAAATAGTGAATATAGAACAGAATTTTATAAAGATAATAAATTTTGTGGAATGCTAACAATTAAATTTAAGAAGTAA
- a CDS encoding YgaP family membrane protein gives MNTFDKIRAFCRPFRIIIGLVLIAIGYFTSNSWFYLGVIPLIAGIMNFCPLCRISGKCTPKIKK, from the coding sequence ATGAATACATTTGATAAAATAAGAGCTTTTTGTAGACCATTTAGAATTATTATAGGATTAGTTTTGATAGCTATTGGATATTTTACATCAAATAGTTGGTTTTATTTAGGGGTAATTCCATTGATAGCTGGGATTATGAACTTTTGTCCACTTTGTAGAATTAGTGGAAAATGTACACCAAAAATTAAAAAATAG
- a CDS encoding alpha/beta fold hydrolase produces MKEKIYFIPGLMTNEKLWKRVLPELEKDYEIIHIKIPRSTNFDEINRILCEQIKDEKINLLGFSLGGYIASYFTIKFPQRVKKLFMLSATPAKTSDLELARRKEKLEFAKVNNEISLDLQKAKTLVEEQNIDDLDLLQTIVEMFNEMGKDEFISQLESTFYRVDLSKELKELKVPVTMFYSSDDRLLDKEAIVKLENEKHNINLIKRVGSSHNISLEFPNELIINIKKWMDN; encoded by the coding sequence ATGAAAGAAAAAATATATTTTATACCAGGGCTTATGACAAATGAAAAATTATGGAAAAGAGTTTTGCCAGAATTGGAAAAAGATTATGAGATTATTCATATAAAAATTCCAAGAAGTACTAATTTTGATGAGATTAATAGGATTTTATGTGAACAGATAAAAGATGAGAAAATCAATCTTTTAGGCTTTTCTTTGGGTGGTTACATAGCCTCATATTTTACAATAAAGTTTCCACAAAGAGTAAAAAAACTTTTTATGTTAAGTGCAACTCCTGCAAAAACTTCAGATTTAGAGTTAGCTAGAAGAAAAGAGAAGTTAGAATTTGCTAAAGTAAATAATGAGATAAGTTTAGATTTGCAAAAGGCAAAAACTTTAGTTGAAGAACAAAATATAGATGATTTAGATTTGTTACAAACTATAGTTGAAATGTTCAATGAAATGGGTAAAGATGAGTTTATATCACAACTTGAAAGTACTTTTTATAGAGTTGATTTAAGTAAAGAGTTAAAAGAGTTAAAAGTTCCTGTAACAATGTTTTATAGTAGTGATGATAGATTGCTAGATAAAGAAGCTATTGTGAAATTAGAGAATGAAAAACATAATATAAATTTGATAAAAAGAGTAGGTAGTAGTCATAATATTTCGCTTGAATTTCCAAATGAACTGATAATAAATATAAAAAAATGGATGGATAACTAA
- a CDS encoding acyltransferase family protein produces the protein MALGQVTFKITDDVQLATQIVIVAFLLVTFLTLRRTSHNDVFPISVTNELKGLGILTVVFAHFTYMKVNNWEFLYPLSTIAGVGVDLFLLMSGFGLTVGMMKRPMGTLEFYKKRVIKIFIPFWIALIIMFIADFIFLDKNYGFMYMLKSALGFFPTADGFADVNSPFWYITWMMMFYILFPLFFIKKAPWLTAIILAVIALIIGGTNPLDLGSNWLHRLHSVAFSIGILMAYFLAIKPNETNKLVESIKNFRDNTNIPRYIVILIMAVVVAYVSQHTSGKDWPMLKSIFKENYLVEQLACIVIMMAFVVIFVLKKVESRFLAIYGAFSYEVYLIHWPLMGRYDIFFDYLPSWAAVIVWMVVFILVSMLLQKLVTPVSNFIDKITK, from the coding sequence ATGGCTTTGGGGCAGGTTACATTTAAGATTACAGATGATGTTCAATTAGCGACTCAGATTGTAATTGTTGCATTTTTGCTTGTTACATTTTTGACTTTAAGAAGAACTTCTCACAATGATGTTTTTCCAATTAGTGTTACAAATGAGTTAAAAGGTTTGGGGATTTTAACCGTCGTTTTTGCTCATTTTACTTATATGAAAGTAAATAATTGGGAATTTTTATATCCTCTTTCTACAATAGCTGGAGTTGGGGTTGACCTATTCTTACTTATGTCTGGATTTGGATTAACTGTTGGAATGATGAAAAGACCAATGGGAACTTTGGAGTTTTATAAAAAAAGAGTAATTAAAATTTTTATTCCATTTTGGATAGCTTTAATTATTATGTTTATTGCTGATTTTATTTTCTTAGATAAAAATTATGGATTTATGTATATGTTAAAATCTGCTTTAGGGTTTTTCCCAACTGCTGATGGTTTTGCTGATGTAAACTCACCATTTTGGTATATTACTTGGATGATGATGTTTTATATTCTTTTTCCACTATTTTTTATCAAAAAAGCACCTTGGCTAACTGCTATTATCTTAGCTGTTATTGCTTTAATTATTGGTGGAACAAATCCACTAGATTTAGGAAGTAATTGGCTTCATAGACTCCACTCAGTAGCATTTTCTATTGGTATTTTAATGGCTTATTTTTTAGCTATAAAACCAAATGAGACAAATAAATTAGTTGAGTCTATTAAAAATTTTAGAGATAATACAAATATTCCTAGATATATAGTTATTTTGATTATGGCAGTTGTTGTAGCTTATGTTTCTCAACATACAAGTGGAAAAGATTGGCCTATGTTAAAATCTATTTTTAAAGAAAACTATTTAGTTGAACAATTAGCTTGTATAGTTATTATGATGGCATTTGTTGTGATTTTTGTACTTAAAAAAGTTGAGAGTAGATTTTTAGCTATTTATGGAGCATTTTCATATGAAGTTTATTTAATCCATTGGCCTTTAATGGGAAGATATGATATTTTCTTTGATTATTTACCTTCTTGGGCAGCTGTAATTGTTTGGATGGTTGTATTTATTCTTGTAAGTATGCTTTTACAAAAATTAGTAACACCTGTAAGTAATTTTATAGATAAAATTACAAAATAG